A stretch of Rhinoderma darwinii isolate aRhiDar2 chromosome 4, aRhiDar2.hap1, whole genome shotgun sequence DNA encodes these proteins:
- the LOC142761185 gene encoding histone H3-like centromeric protein A, translated as MKPPQKSLSRRKSAQPQKKPAAPPQSPPSRGETSHRPSTQRRRRYRPGARALMEIRKYQKSTNLLIQKTPFFRLVREICLKYSRGVFYYWQSTALMALQESAEDFLVSLFEDSYLFSHQANRGTLFVKDMQLARRIRGIPYEL; from the exons atgaaaccaccccagaaaagcttgtcccgcaggaagtcggcgcagccgcagaagaaacctgcagctcctcctcaatctccgccaa gtagaggggaaacaagtcacagaccgagcacgcaacgaagaagacgctaccgcccaggagcccgtgcgctgatggaaataagaaagtaccaaaaatcaaccaatctgctcattcagaaaaccccgtttttccgcctg gtgagagagatctgcctgaagtattcccgcggcgtgttttactactggcaaagcaccgcacttatggcgctacaagag tcagctgaggacttcctcgtgagtctctttgaagattcttacctcttcagtcaccaggccaataggggcactctctttgtgaaggacatgcagctcgcacggagaatccgaggcatcccgtatgaactgtga